In a single window of the Amia ocellicauda isolate fAmiCal2 chromosome 20, fAmiCal2.hap1, whole genome shotgun sequence genome:
- the ndufb8 gene encoding NADH dehydrogenase [ubiquinone] 1 beta subcomplex subunit 8, mitochondrial — protein sequence MAALGARWVRFLSKGKGPGLTGLLSGARAASGISKDTLPGPYPKTPEERAAAAKKYNMRVEDYKPYPDDGMGFGDYPKLPDRSQHERDPWYSWDHPDLRRNWGEPMHWDFDMFIRNRVDTSPSPVPWHTMCKHLFGFIGFMLFMFWLGEKFPAYQPVAPKQYPYNNLYLERGGDPSKEPEEVKHYEI from the exons ATGGCTGCGTTGGGCGCTCGTTGGGTCCGGTTTCTTTCCAAAGGGAAAGGGCCGGGACTGACCGGACTCCTTTCTGGGGCCAGGGCAG CCTCGGGCATCTCTAAGGATACACTGCCTGGACCTTACCCCAAGACCCCCGAAGAGAGGGCTGCAGCCGCCAAGAAGTACAACATGAGAGTGGAGGATTATAAGCCATACCCTGATGATGGCATGGG GTTTGGTGATTACCCCAAACTCCCTGATCGATCGCAGCATGAGAGAGACCCCTGGTATTCTTGGGATCACCCAGACTTGAGGAGAAACTGGGGAGAGCCG ATGCACTGGGATTTTGACATGTTCATCAGGAACCGAGTGGACACGTCTCCCAGCCCGGTCCCGTGGCACACTATGTGCAAGCATCTGTTTGGATTCATTGGCTTCATGCTCTTCATGTTCTGGCTTGGGGAGAAGTTTCCTGCTTACCAACCTGTG GCTCCTAAACAGTATCCTTATAATAACCTGTATCTGGAGCGAGGAGGGGATCCCAGCAAAGAGCCAGAAGAAGTGAAACATTATGAAATCTAA
- the hif1an gene encoding hypoxia-inducible factor 1-alpha inhibitor, with product MEAAPAVAEAEAAGTEGGTDPSEVQSSGWDASQLRKYPFQTRPIPRMSHADPRAELLIDNEEPVVLTDTNLVYPALKWDLNYLQENIGGGDFSVYIAENHKFLYYDEKKMSNVENFIPKSRRVEMKFSEFVDKMREMEESGGDERVYLQQTLNDTVGRKIVVDFLGFNWNWINKQQAKRNWGQLTSNLLLIGMEGNVTPAHYDEQQNFFAQIKGYKRCILFPPDQFDQLYPFPVHHPCDRQSQVDFENPDYNKFPNFKNVIGYETVVGPGDVLYIPMYWWHHIESLLHGGITITVNFWYKGAPTPKRIEYPLKAHQKVAIMRNIEKMLGEALGDPQEVGPLLNMMIKGRYDQTFS from the exons ATGGAGGCAGCGCCTGCGGTGGCTGAGGCAGAGGCAGCGGGGACCGAGGGTGGTACCGATCCCTCCGAGGTCCAGAGTTCGGGTTGGGACGCCTCTCAGCTCCGCAAGTATCCCTTCCAAACCCGGCCCATCCCCCGGATGTCGCACGCCGACCCCCGGGCTGAGCTGCTCATAGACAACGAG GAACCAGTGGTGCTGACAGACACAAACCTTGTCTACCCAGCTCTCAAATGGGATCTGAACTACCTGCAGGAGAACATAGGGGGAGGAGACTTTTCTGTGTACATCGCCGAGAATCACAAGTTCTTGTACTACGACGAAAAGAAAATGTCCAACGTTGAAAACTTTATTCCCAAGTCAAGACGTGTAGAAATGAAATTTTCAGAATTTGTGGACAAGATGCGGGAAATGGAAGAATCAGGAGGAGATGAGAG agttTATCTGCAGCAAACGCTGAATGACACTGTAGGACGGAAAATAGTGGTGGATTTTCTGGGATTTAACTGGAACTGGATAAACAAACAGCAGGCCAAACGAAACTGGGGACAGCTAACATCTAACCTCCTTCTCATAGGCATGGAAG GAAATGTTACTCCAGCACATTATGATGAACAACAGAACTTTTTTGCACAAATTAAAGGCTATAAGCGCTGTATACTGTTTCCTCCTGACCAGTTTGACCAGCTTTACCCATTTCCAGTCCATCACCCCTGTGATCGGCAGAGTCAG GTTGATTTTGAAAACCCTGACTATAACAAGTTTCCcaatttcaaaaatgtaattggTTATGAAACTGTTGTGGGCCCAGGAGATGTACTGTACATCCCAATGTATTG GTGGCATCACATTGAGTCCTTATTACATGGAGGAATTACTATCACAGTAAACTTCTGGTACAAG gGAGCACCCACTCCAAAAAGGATAGAGTACCCACTGAAAGCTCATCAGAAAGTGGCTATCATGAGGAATATAGAGAAGATGCTGGGAGAGGCTCTAGGAGATCCACAAGAA GTTGGGCCTTTGTTAAACATGATGATCAAAGGGCGTTATGATCAGACTTTCAGTTAA